Proteins from a genomic interval of Acomys russatus chromosome 19, mAcoRus1.1, whole genome shotgun sequence:
- the LOC127203043 gene encoding olfactory receptor 2D2-like, whose product MDPGTLNDSRTSEFLLLGLWAPPSLRPLLWASLLLAYLATVLGNGALVGLITLDRRLHRPMYRLLTHLALLDTAYVSTTLPQALVHMAVRRARLSLARCGAQLYVGISLGSCEAILLAAMALDRCLAVCRPLHYATLVTAPRCAALAGASWTLGFVLSVPNAVAALRLPFCPGRPAVDHFFCELPAVLRTACADTTANFRLIYGLGVPILLVPLVLILASYAWILATVRKLPSAGSRSKALSTCSSHLAVVGLFYGTVSAMYLRPQASRALPSRHHKLVAVFYLVVTPVLNPLIYSLRNREVHMAARYALARLRGTRTVLR is encoded by the coding sequence ATGGACCCCGGAACCCTCAATGATTCAAGAACCTCAGAGTTCCTGCTGCTGGGGCTGTGGGCCCCACCTTCCTTGCGTCCCCTGCTATGGGCCTCACTCCTCTTGGCCTACCTAGCCACGGTGTTGGGCAATGGTGCCCTAGTAGGACTGATAACCCTGGACAGACGACTGCATCGGCCCATGTACCGTCTGCTTACCCACCTGGCCCTGTTGGACACAGCCTATGTGAGCACCACGCTGCCGCAGGCACTGGTACACATGGCTGTACGCCGTGCTCGCCTCTCCCTGGCGCGCTGTGGCGCGCAGCTGTACGTGGGCATCTCCCTGGGCAGCTGCGAGGCCATCCTCTTGGCTGCGATGGCTCTGGACCGCTGCCTGGCTGTGTGCAGACCCCTGCATTATGCGACCCTGGTGACTGCACCCCGCTGTGCAGCGCTGGCTGGAGCATCCTGGACACTGGGCTTTGTGTTGTCTGTGCCTAACGCGGTGGCTGCACTGCGGCTTCCCTTCTGTCCCGGGAGGCCAGCGGTGGACCACTTCTTCTGCGAGCTGCCTGCGGTGCTGAGGACAGCGTGTGCGGATACCACAGCCAACTTCCGGCTGATCTATGGCCTGGGCGTGCCCATCCTCCTGGTACCCTTGGTCCTTATCCTAGCCTCCTACGCTTGGATTCTGGCTACGGTGCGCAAGTTGCCTTCGGCTGGGAGTCGTAGCAAGGCCCTGTCTACCTGCAGCTCACACTTGGCGGTGGTGGGGCTCTTCTATGGCACAGTGAGTGCCATGTACCTCCGGCCCCAAGCCTCTCGTGCTCTCCCCTCTAGACACCATAAACTGGTGGCGGTTTTCTACCTGGTGGTCACACCTGTTCTCAATCCACTCATCTATAGCCTTCGAAACCGCGAGGTCCACATGGCAGCCCGCTATGCTCTGGCCCGGCTGCGGGGGACGCGCACTGTGTTGCGCTAA